A single region of the Anas platyrhynchos isolate ZD024472 breed Pekin duck chromosome 6, IASCAAS_PekinDuck_T2T, whole genome shotgun sequence genome encodes:
- the CWF19L1 gene encoding CWF19-like protein 1 isoform X2, with protein MAAPLRVLACGDAEGRLEALFGRVRAIQDKSGRFDMLLCVGNFFGSPSDPEWTEYRTGAKKAPIQTFVLGANNQETVRYFPDSSGCELAENITYLGRRGVFSSTSGLQIAYLSGTESQDEPAPAYSFSSKDVTELKTSLLSTPNFKGVDILLTSPWPRDVGNFANSPGKINTKKHGSTLISDLAASLKPRYHFAALEKAYYERLPYRNHTVLQETPQHVSRFIALADVGNTSKKKYLYAFSIVPMSLMDPAELVKQPQDVTENPYRQSRKEAQKTTKALVCAEEEPACQFFFDLNKHQGKKRPSDGKERGNSQPKQAKTPSQPTGPCWFCLASPEVEKHLVVSIGTHCYLALAKGGLLPDHVLILPIGHCQSVVDLSPEVMEEVTKYKSALKEFFRSKGKRYVLFERNYKSQHLQLQVIPVPLDCTSEDIKESFITQAREQQIDLLEIPEHSDITQV; from the exons ATGGCGGCGCCGCTGCGCGT GCTGGCGTGCGGCGACGCGGAGGGGCGGCTGGAGGCGCTCTTCGGGCGGGTCCGGGCCATCCAGGACAAGAGCGGCCGCTTCGAC ATGCTTTTGTGTGTTGGGAATTTCTTTGGCTCTCCTTCAGACCCTGAATGGACAGAGTATCGCACAGGGGCCAAGAAAG CTCCAATTCAAACCTTTGTGCTTGGCGCTAATAACCAAGAGACTGTGCGCTATTTTCCAGACTCCAGTGGCTGTGAATTAGCTGAGAACATCACTTATTTAG GCCGTCGAGGTGTTTTCAGCAGTACCTCTGGACTGCAGATTGCATACCTGAGTGGCACTGAGTCCCAGGATGAGCCAGCTCCTGCCTACAGCTTTAGCTCAAAGGATGTGacagaattaaaaacatctttgtTATCAACTCCAAACTTCAAGGGTGTGGATATATTGCTGACGTCTCCATGGCCCAGAGATGTGGGGAATTTTGCCAACAGTCCG ggaaaaataaataccaagAAACATGGTTCCACATTAATATCTGATCTAGCTGCAAGTCTCAAACCAAGGTATCACTTTGCTGCACTGGAGAAGGCCTATTATGAAAGACTTCCTTACAG AAATCACACAGTGCtacaggagaccccacagcatGTGAGCAGGTTTATTGCTCTTGCTGATGTTGGCAATACGAGCAAGAAAAAG tatcTCTACGCATTCAGCATTGTTCCAATGAGCTTGATGGATCCTGCAGAGCTAGTGAAACAGCCACAAGACGTCACAGAAAATCCATACCGACAGTCACGAAAGGAGGCACAGAAGACCACAAAAGCACTTGTGTGTGCAGAG GAAGAACCAGCGTGTCAGTTTTTCTTTGATTTGAACAAACATCAAGGAAAGAAACGTCCCTCAGatgggaaagaaagagggaacTCGCAACCTAAGCAAGCCAAAACCCCCT CACAGCCCACAGGGCCTTGCTGGTTCTGCCTTGCCAGCCCAGAAGTGGAGAAGCACTTGGTCGTTAGCATTGGCACGCAT TGTTATCTTGCTCTGGCCAAAGGTGGCTTGCTACCTGATCACGTGTTGATTTTGCCTATTGGGCACTGTCAGTCGGTGGTTGACTTGTCTCCAGAGGTGATGGAAGAAGTGACCAAGTACAAATCTGCCCTGAAGGAATTTTTCAGAAGCAAGGGGAAGAGatatgttttatttgaaagaaactATAAGAGTCAGCATCTGCAGTTACAG GTAATTCCTGTCCCATTGGACTGTACTTCCGAAGACATTAAAGAGTCCTTTATTACACAGGCACGGGAGCAACAGATTGATCTATTAGAAATCCCAGAGCACTCGGATATCACGCAAGTATGA
- the CWF19L1 gene encoding CWF19-like protein 1 isoform X1, which produces MAAPLRVLACGDAEGRLEALFGRVRAIQDKSGRFDMLLCVGNFFGSPSDPEWTEYRTGAKKAPIQTFVLGANNQETVRYFPDSSGCELAENITYLGRRGVFSSTSGLQIAYLSGTESQDEPAPAYSFSSKDVTELKTSLLSTPNFKGVDILLTSPWPRDVGNFANSPGKINTKKHGSTLISDLAASLKPRYHFAALEKAYYERLPYRNHTVLQETPQHVSRFIALADVGNTSKKKYLYAFSIVPMSLMDPAELVKQPQDVTENPYRQSRKEAQKTTKALVCAEEEPACQFFFDLNKHQGKKRPSDGKERGNSQPKQAKTPSQPTGPCWFCLASPEVEKHLVVSIGTHCYLALAKGGLLPDHVLILPIGHCQSVVDLSPEVMEEVTKYKSALKEFFRSKGKRYVLFERNYKSQHLQLQVIPVPLDCTSEDIKESFITQAREQQIDLLEIPEHSDITQVARPGTPYFYVELDTGEKLFHSIRRSFPLQFGRAVLASPALLALPERADWRRCAAGRAEEAAQARAFRRDFQPFDLALPE; this is translated from the exons ATGGCGGCGCCGCTGCGCGT GCTGGCGTGCGGCGACGCGGAGGGGCGGCTGGAGGCGCTCTTCGGGCGGGTCCGGGCCATCCAGGACAAGAGCGGCCGCTTCGAC ATGCTTTTGTGTGTTGGGAATTTCTTTGGCTCTCCTTCAGACCCTGAATGGACAGAGTATCGCACAGGGGCCAAGAAAG CTCCAATTCAAACCTTTGTGCTTGGCGCTAATAACCAAGAGACTGTGCGCTATTTTCCAGACTCCAGTGGCTGTGAATTAGCTGAGAACATCACTTATTTAG GCCGTCGAGGTGTTTTCAGCAGTACCTCTGGACTGCAGATTGCATACCTGAGTGGCACTGAGTCCCAGGATGAGCCAGCTCCTGCCTACAGCTTTAGCTCAAAGGATGTGacagaattaaaaacatctttgtTATCAACTCCAAACTTCAAGGGTGTGGATATATTGCTGACGTCTCCATGGCCCAGAGATGTGGGGAATTTTGCCAACAGTCCG ggaaaaataaataccaagAAACATGGTTCCACATTAATATCTGATCTAGCTGCAAGTCTCAAACCAAGGTATCACTTTGCTGCACTGGAGAAGGCCTATTATGAAAGACTTCCTTACAG AAATCACACAGTGCtacaggagaccccacagcatGTGAGCAGGTTTATTGCTCTTGCTGATGTTGGCAATACGAGCAAGAAAAAG tatcTCTACGCATTCAGCATTGTTCCAATGAGCTTGATGGATCCTGCAGAGCTAGTGAAACAGCCACAAGACGTCACAGAAAATCCATACCGACAGTCACGAAAGGAGGCACAGAAGACCACAAAAGCACTTGTGTGTGCAGAG GAAGAACCAGCGTGTCAGTTTTTCTTTGATTTGAACAAACATCAAGGAAAGAAACGTCCCTCAGatgggaaagaaagagggaacTCGCAACCTAAGCAAGCCAAAACCCCCT CACAGCCCACAGGGCCTTGCTGGTTCTGCCTTGCCAGCCCAGAAGTGGAGAAGCACTTGGTCGTTAGCATTGGCACGCAT TGTTATCTTGCTCTGGCCAAAGGTGGCTTGCTACCTGATCACGTGTTGATTTTGCCTATTGGGCACTGTCAGTCGGTGGTTGACTTGTCTCCAGAGGTGATGGAAGAAGTGACCAAGTACAAATCTGCCCTGAAGGAATTTTTCAGAAGCAAGGGGAAGAGatatgttttatttgaaagaaactATAAGAGTCAGCATCTGCAGTTACAG GTAATTCCTGTCCCATTGGACTGTACTTCCGAAGACATTAAAGAGTCCTTTATTACACAGGCACGGGAGCAACAGATTGATCTATTAGAAATCCCAGAGCACTCGGATATCACGCAA GTAGCACGGCCGGGCACGCCATACTTCTACGTGGAGCTGGACACGGGCGAGAAGCTCTTCCACAGCATCCGCCGCAGCTTCCCGCTGCAGTTCGGCAG GGCGGTGCTGGCCAGCCCGGCGCTGCTGGCGCTGCCGGAGCGCGCTGACTGGCGGCGCTGCGCCGCGGGGCGGGCCGAGGAGGCGGCGCAGGCCCGCGCCTTCCGCCGCGACTTCCAGCCCTTCGACTTGGCCCTGCCGGAGTGA